In the genome of Dryobates pubescens isolate bDryPub1 chromosome 18, bDryPub1.pri, whole genome shotgun sequence, one region contains:
- the ATP11C gene encoding phospholipid-transporting ATPase IG isoform X1 gives MLRRSLSRLCAGEEKRVGTRTVVVGHRPVLETDAYVAQKFCDNRIVSSKYTLWNFLPKNLFEQFRRIANFYFLIIFLVQVIVDTPTSPVTSGLPLFFVITVTAIKQGYEDWLRHRADNEVNKSNVFIVENAKQVQKESEKIKVGDIVEVKADETFPCDLIFLASSSVDGTCYVTTASLDGESNFKTHYAVRDTTVLCTDEAIDALTATIECEQPQPDLYKFVGRIIIYKSNQEPVARSLGPENLLLKGATLKNTKKIYGVAVYTGMETKMALNYQGKSQKRSAVEKSINAFLIVYLCILLSKATVCTTLKYVWQSNPFNDEPWYNEKTKKERDTFKVLRMFTDFLSFMVLFNFIIPVSMYVTVEMQKFLGSFFISWDKEMYDEEIKEGALVNTSDLNEELGQVEYVFTDKTGTLTENSMEFIECCIDGHKYKDCISEVDGFSQTDGPLKYYGKAEKSREELFLRALCLCHTVQIKEADQVDGLIGHPERKCSYISSSPDEIALVKGAEKYGFTFLGLENDFMKIRNQKNETEMYQLLHVLNFDPVRRRMSVIVRTTTGKLLLFCKGADSSIFPRVQQEEIQQTKVHVDRNALDGYRTLCVAFKELTQKEYDKIDRQLNEAKMALQDREEKMAKVFEDTEADMHLIGATAVEDRLQEQSAETIEALHAAGMKVWVLTGDKMETAKSTCYACRLFQTSTELLELTAKVVGESERKEDRLHELLMEYHKKLIQDVPKSRGCLKRSWTLNQEYGLIIDGSTLSLILNPSQDSSSSNYKNIFLQICLKCTAVLCCRMAPLQKAQIVRMVKNTKGSPITLSIGDGANDVSMILEAHVGIGIKGKEGRQASRNSDYAVPKFKHLRKLLLAHGHLYYVRIAHLVQYFFYKNLCFILPQFLYQFFCGFSQQPLYDAAYLTMYNICFTSLPILAYSLLEQHINIDTLTSDPQLYMKVSDNAMLQWRPFLYWTFLGAFEGLVFFFGAYFLFQNSSLEDNGKVFGNWTFGTIVFTVLVFTVTLKLALDTRFWTWMNHFVIWGSLAFYVFFSFFWGGVIWPFLKQQRMYFVFAHMLTSVSTWLAIILLIFISLFPEILLIVLKNIKEKNHQTGPFDLPMLVSYKRIENDYVKTEDAVTNLAEKYPLRIL, from the exons tgtgctggggaagagaagcGAGTTGGGACACGCACCGTGGTGGTCGGGCACCGTCCTGTGTTGGAAACAGATGCGTACGTGGCACAGAAGTTCTGCGACAACAGGATTGTCTCCTCCaag tacACCCTCTGGAACTTCCTCCCGAAGAACCTTTTTGAGCAGTTCAGAAGAATTGCCAACTTCTACTTCCTCATCATTTTCCTGGTGCAG GTGATAGTGGACACCCCAACCAGCCCAGTGACCAGTGGCCTCCCACTCTTCTTTGTCATCACTGTCACAGCTATCAAACAG GGATACgaggactggctgaggcacagagctgacaACGAAGTGAACAAAAGCAATGTCTTCATTGTGGAAAATGCAAAGCAAGTGCAGAAAGAGAGTGAAAAAATCAAG GTTGGAGATATAGTAGAGGTGAAAGCAGATGAGACCTTCCCCTGTGACTTGATATTTTTGGCCTCGAGCAGCGTAGATGGGACCTGCTATGTCACTACAGCAAGTCTCGATGGCGAGTCCAACTTCAAG ACTCACTACGCGGTGCGGGATACCACCGTGCTCTGTACGGATGAAGCCATCGATGCCCTCACTGCCACCATCGAATGTGAACAGCCACAGCCTGACCTCTACAA ATTTGTTGGAAGAATTATCATCTACAAAAGCAACCAAGAGCCTGTAGCCAG GTCTTTGGGCCCTGAAAACCTGTTACTGAAAGGTGCTACCCTCAAAAATACCAAGAAGATTTATG GAGTTGCAGTCTATACTggaatggaaacaaaaatggCTTTGAACTATCAAGGGAAATCTCAGAAGCGGTCTGCTGTAGAGAA GTCTATCAATGCTTTCTTGATAGTGTACTTGTGCATCCTGCTGAGCAAGGCTACCGTCTGCACCACTCTGAAATACGTCTGGCAGAGTAATCCGTTTAACGATGAGCCTTGGTACAATGAAAAGactaaaaaagagagagacaccTTCAAA GTCCTGCGGATGTTCACGGACTTCTTGTCATTTATGGTCCTCTTCAATTTCATTATCCCAGTCTCTATGTACGTCACAGTAGAGATGCAGAAGTTCTTGGGCTCCTTCTTCATCTCTTGGGACAAGGAGATGTACgatgaagaaataaaagaggGAGCGTTGGTGAACACCTCGGACCTGAACGAAGAGCTTGGGCAG GTCGAGTACGTCTTCACAGACAAAACTGGGACGCTGACAGAGAACAGCATGGAGTTCATTGAGTGCTGCATAGATGGGCACAAGTACAAAGACTGCATCTCAGAGGTGGATGGCTTCTCTCAGACTGATGGACCCCTAAAATACTATGGCAAAGCAGAAAAG AGCCGTGAGGAGCTGTTCCTGCGAGCGCTCTGCCTGTGCCACACTGTGCAGATCAAGGAGGCAGACCAGGTGGATGGGCTGATAGGACATCCAGAACGCAAATGCAGCTacatctcctcttccccagatgAAATTGCTTTGGTGAAAGGTGCAGAAAA GTATGGTTTCACTTTTCTAGGACTTGAAAATGATTTCATGAAAATAAGAAACCAAAAGAATGAAACTGAAAT gTACCAGCTTCTCCATGTGTTGAACTTCGATCCTGTCCGTCGCCGTATGAGTGTCATTGTGAGAACCACCACAG GGAAGTTGCTTCTCTTCTGTAAAGGAGCAGACTCCTCTATTTTTCCAAGGGTGCAGCAAGAAGAAATCCAACAAACAAAAGTCCATGTGGACCGAAACGCTTTG GACGGCTACCGGACGCTCTGCGTGGCCTTCAAAGAGCTGACTCAAAAGGAGTATGACAAAATTGACAGGCAGCTTAATGAAGCTAAGATGGctctgcaggacagggaggagaaGATGGCAAAGGTTTTTGAAGACACAGAAGCAGACATGCACTTGATTGGGGCTACTGCTGTGGAAGACAG gctgcaggagcagtcagcagagacaatCGAGGCTCTACACGCAGCTGGCATGAAGGTTTGGGTGCTGACAGGAGACAAGATGGAGACTGCCAAATCCACCTGCTACGCCTGCAGGCTCTTCCAgaccagcactgagctgctggagctgacgGCAAAAGTGGTGGGCGAGAGCGAAAGGAAGGAGGATCGGCTCCATGAGCTGCTGATGGAGTACCATAAAAAGCTGATTCAGGATGTTCCCAAAAGCAGAGGATGCCTGAAAAG AAGCTGGACTCTGAATCAAGAATATGGCCTGATTATAGATGGCTCAACGCTGTCGCTGATCCTCAACCCTTCTCAGGACTCCAGCTCCAGCAATTACAAAAACATATTCCTACAGATCTGCTTGAAGTGTACTGCagtcctctgctgcaggatggctcctctgcagaaagcacag ATTGTGCGAATGGTGAAGAACACAAAAGGCAGCCCCATAACCCTTTCAATAGGAGATGGTGCAAATGATGTTAGCATGATTTTGGAAGCACATGTTGGAATAG GTATAAAAGGCAAAGAAGGGCGGCAGGCTTCCAGAAACAGCGACTATGCTGTGCCAAAGTTTAAACACTTAAGGAAACTCCTCCTAGCACATGGGCATTTGTATTATGTGAGAATAGCACACCTTGTACAGTATTTCTTCTATAAG AACCTTTGCTTCATTTTACCACAGTTTTTATACCAGTTCTTCTGTGGATTCTCACAGCAG CCTCTGTATGATGCTGCTTATCTTACCATGTACAACATCTGCTTCACATCTCTACCTATCCTGGCATACAGTCTCCTGGAGCAGCACATCAACATTGACACGCTGACCTCAGATCCCCAGCTCTATAT GAAGGTTTCGGATAACGCCATGCTGCAGTGGAGGCCGTTCCTGTACTGGACCTTCCTGGGCGCCTTTGAAGGACTCGTGTTTTTCTTTGgggcttattttctttttcaaaattCATCATTGGAAGATAATGGAAAG GTTTTTGGGAACTGGACCTTTGGGACGATTGTTTTCACTGTGCTGGTGTTCACCGTCACTCTAAAG CTAGCGTTAGACACACGATTCTGGACGTGGATGAACCACTTTGTGATCTGGGGCTCCCTTGCCTTCTATGTGTTTTTCTCATTCTTCTGGGGAGGAGTCATTTG
- the ATP11C gene encoding phospholipid-transporting ATPase IG isoform X4, with protein MLRRSLSRLCAGEEKRVGTRTVVVGHRPVLETDAYVAQKFCDNRIVSSKYTLWNFLPKNLFEQFRRIANFYFLIIFLVQVIVDTPTSPVTSGLPLFFVITVTAIKQGYEDWLRHRADNEVNKSNVFIVENAKQVQKESEKIKVGDIVEVKADETFPCDLIFLASSSVDGTCYVTTASLDGESNFKTHYAVRDTTVLCTDEAIDALTATIECEQPQPDLYKFVGRIIIYKSNQEPVARSLGPENLLLKGATLKNTKKIYGVAVYTGMETKMALNYQGKSQKRSAVEKSINAFLIVYLCILLSKATVCTTLKYVWQSNPFNDEPWYNEKTKKERDTFKVLRMFTDFLSFMVLFNFIIPVSMYVTVEMQKFLGSFFISWDKEMYDEEIKEGALVNTSDLNEELGQVEYVFTDKTGTLTENSMEFIECCIDGHKYKDCISEVDGFSQTDGPLKYYGKAEKSREELFLRALCLCHTVQIKEADQVDGLIGHPERKCSYISSSPDEIALVKGAEKYGFTFLGLENDFMKIRNQKNETEMYQLLHVLNFDPVRRRMSVIVRTTTGKLLLFCKGADSSIFPRVQQEEIQQTKVHVDRNALDGYRTLCVAFKELTQKEYDKIDRQLNEAKMALQDREEKMAKVFEDTEADMHLIGATAVEDRLQEQSAETIEALHAAGMKVWVLTGDKMETAKSTCYACRLFQTSTELLELTAKVVGESERKEDRLHELLMEYHKKLIQDVPKSRGCLKRSWTLNQEYGLIIDGSTLSLILNPSQDSSSSNYKNIFLQICLKCTAVLCCRMAPLQKAQIVRMVKNTKGSPITLSIGDGANDVSMILEAHVGIGIKGKEGRQASRNSDYAVPKFKHLRKLLLAHGHLYYVRIAHLVQYFFYKNLCFILPQFLYQFFCGFSQQPLYDAAYLTMYNICFTSLPILAYSLLEQHINIDTLTSDPQLYMKVSDNAMLQWRPFLYWTFLGAFEGLVFFFGAYFLFQNSSLEDNGKVFGNWTFGTIVFTVLVFTVTLKLALDTRFWTWMNHFVIWGSLAFYVFFSFFWGGVIWPFLKQQRMYFVFAHMLTSVSTWLAIILLIFISLFPEILLIVLKNIKEKNHQVTKRLPSSGTSTIFMLSQTSSNHSFSWSE; from the exons tgtgctggggaagagaagcGAGTTGGGACACGCACCGTGGTGGTCGGGCACCGTCCTGTGTTGGAAACAGATGCGTACGTGGCACAGAAGTTCTGCGACAACAGGATTGTCTCCTCCaag tacACCCTCTGGAACTTCCTCCCGAAGAACCTTTTTGAGCAGTTCAGAAGAATTGCCAACTTCTACTTCCTCATCATTTTCCTGGTGCAG GTGATAGTGGACACCCCAACCAGCCCAGTGACCAGTGGCCTCCCACTCTTCTTTGTCATCACTGTCACAGCTATCAAACAG GGATACgaggactggctgaggcacagagctgacaACGAAGTGAACAAAAGCAATGTCTTCATTGTGGAAAATGCAAAGCAAGTGCAGAAAGAGAGTGAAAAAATCAAG GTTGGAGATATAGTAGAGGTGAAAGCAGATGAGACCTTCCCCTGTGACTTGATATTTTTGGCCTCGAGCAGCGTAGATGGGACCTGCTATGTCACTACAGCAAGTCTCGATGGCGAGTCCAACTTCAAG ACTCACTACGCGGTGCGGGATACCACCGTGCTCTGTACGGATGAAGCCATCGATGCCCTCACTGCCACCATCGAATGTGAACAGCCACAGCCTGACCTCTACAA ATTTGTTGGAAGAATTATCATCTACAAAAGCAACCAAGAGCCTGTAGCCAG GTCTTTGGGCCCTGAAAACCTGTTACTGAAAGGTGCTACCCTCAAAAATACCAAGAAGATTTATG GAGTTGCAGTCTATACTggaatggaaacaaaaatggCTTTGAACTATCAAGGGAAATCTCAGAAGCGGTCTGCTGTAGAGAA GTCTATCAATGCTTTCTTGATAGTGTACTTGTGCATCCTGCTGAGCAAGGCTACCGTCTGCACCACTCTGAAATACGTCTGGCAGAGTAATCCGTTTAACGATGAGCCTTGGTACAATGAAAAGactaaaaaagagagagacaccTTCAAA GTCCTGCGGATGTTCACGGACTTCTTGTCATTTATGGTCCTCTTCAATTTCATTATCCCAGTCTCTATGTACGTCACAGTAGAGATGCAGAAGTTCTTGGGCTCCTTCTTCATCTCTTGGGACAAGGAGATGTACgatgaagaaataaaagaggGAGCGTTGGTGAACACCTCGGACCTGAACGAAGAGCTTGGGCAG GTCGAGTACGTCTTCACAGACAAAACTGGGACGCTGACAGAGAACAGCATGGAGTTCATTGAGTGCTGCATAGATGGGCACAAGTACAAAGACTGCATCTCAGAGGTGGATGGCTTCTCTCAGACTGATGGACCCCTAAAATACTATGGCAAAGCAGAAAAG AGCCGTGAGGAGCTGTTCCTGCGAGCGCTCTGCCTGTGCCACACTGTGCAGATCAAGGAGGCAGACCAGGTGGATGGGCTGATAGGACATCCAGAACGCAAATGCAGCTacatctcctcttccccagatgAAATTGCTTTGGTGAAAGGTGCAGAAAA GTATGGTTTCACTTTTCTAGGACTTGAAAATGATTTCATGAAAATAAGAAACCAAAAGAATGAAACTGAAAT gTACCAGCTTCTCCATGTGTTGAACTTCGATCCTGTCCGTCGCCGTATGAGTGTCATTGTGAGAACCACCACAG GGAAGTTGCTTCTCTTCTGTAAAGGAGCAGACTCCTCTATTTTTCCAAGGGTGCAGCAAGAAGAAATCCAACAAACAAAAGTCCATGTGGACCGAAACGCTTTG GACGGCTACCGGACGCTCTGCGTGGCCTTCAAAGAGCTGACTCAAAAGGAGTATGACAAAATTGACAGGCAGCTTAATGAAGCTAAGATGGctctgcaggacagggaggagaaGATGGCAAAGGTTTTTGAAGACACAGAAGCAGACATGCACTTGATTGGGGCTACTGCTGTGGAAGACAG gctgcaggagcagtcagcagagacaatCGAGGCTCTACACGCAGCTGGCATGAAGGTTTGGGTGCTGACAGGAGACAAGATGGAGACTGCCAAATCCACCTGCTACGCCTGCAGGCTCTTCCAgaccagcactgagctgctggagctgacgGCAAAAGTGGTGGGCGAGAGCGAAAGGAAGGAGGATCGGCTCCATGAGCTGCTGATGGAGTACCATAAAAAGCTGATTCAGGATGTTCCCAAAAGCAGAGGATGCCTGAAAAG AAGCTGGACTCTGAATCAAGAATATGGCCTGATTATAGATGGCTCAACGCTGTCGCTGATCCTCAACCCTTCTCAGGACTCCAGCTCCAGCAATTACAAAAACATATTCCTACAGATCTGCTTGAAGTGTACTGCagtcctctgctgcaggatggctcctctgcagaaagcacag ATTGTGCGAATGGTGAAGAACACAAAAGGCAGCCCCATAACCCTTTCAATAGGAGATGGTGCAAATGATGTTAGCATGATTTTGGAAGCACATGTTGGAATAG GTATAAAAGGCAAAGAAGGGCGGCAGGCTTCCAGAAACAGCGACTATGCTGTGCCAAAGTTTAAACACTTAAGGAAACTCCTCCTAGCACATGGGCATTTGTATTATGTGAGAATAGCACACCTTGTACAGTATTTCTTCTATAAG AACCTTTGCTTCATTTTACCACAGTTTTTATACCAGTTCTTCTGTGGATTCTCACAGCAG CCTCTGTATGATGCTGCTTATCTTACCATGTACAACATCTGCTTCACATCTCTACCTATCCTGGCATACAGTCTCCTGGAGCAGCACATCAACATTGACACGCTGACCTCAGATCCCCAGCTCTATAT GAAGGTTTCGGATAACGCCATGCTGCAGTGGAGGCCGTTCCTGTACTGGACCTTCCTGGGCGCCTTTGAAGGACTCGTGTTTTTCTTTGgggcttattttctttttcaaaattCATCATTGGAAGATAATGGAAAG GTTTTTGGGAACTGGACCTTTGGGACGATTGTTTTCACTGTGCTGGTGTTCACCGTCACTCTAAAG CTAGCGTTAGACACACGATTCTGGACGTGGATGAACCACTTTGTGATCTGGGGCTCCCTTGCCTTCTATGTGTTTTTCTCATTCTTCTGGGGAGGAGTCATTTG
- the ATP11C gene encoding phospholipid-transporting ATPase IG isoform X3 encodes MLRRSLSRLCAGEEKRVGTRTVVVGHRPVLETDAYVAQKFCDNRIVSSKYTLWNFLPKNLFEQFRRIANFYFLIIFLVQVIVDTPTSPVTSGLPLFFVITVTAIKQGYEDWLRHRADNEVNKSNVFIVENAKQVQKESEKIKVGDIVEVKADETFPCDLIFLASSSVDGTCYVTTASLDGESNFKTHYAVRDTTVLCTDEAIDALTATIECEQPQPDLYKFVGRIIIYKSNQEPVARSLGPENLLLKGATLKNTKKIYGVAVYTGMETKMALNYQGKSQKRSAVEKSINAFLIVYLCILLSKATVCTTLKYVWQSNPFNDEPWYNEKTKKERDTFKVLRMFTDFLSFMVLFNFIIPVSMYVTVEMQKFLGSFFISWDKEMYDEEIKEGALVNTSDLNEELGQVEYVFTDKTGTLTENSMEFIECCIDGHKYKDCISEVDGFSQTDGPLKYYGKAEKSREELFLRALCLCHTVQIKEADQVDGLIGHPERKCSYISSSPDEIALVKGAEKYGFTFLGLENDFMKIRNQKNETEMYQLLHVLNFDPVRRRMSVIVRTTTGKLLLFCKGADSSIFPRVQQEEIQQTKVHVDRNALDGYRTLCVAFKELTQKEYDKIDRQLNEAKMALQDREEKMAKVFEDTEADMHLIGATAVEDRLQEQSAETIEALHAAGMKVWVLTGDKMETAKSTCYACRLFQTSTELLELTAKVVGESERKEDRLHELLMEYHKKLIQDVPKSRGCLKRSWTLNQEYGLIIDGSTLSLILNPSQDSSSSNYKNIFLQICLKCTAVLCCRMAPLQKAQIVRMVKNTKGSPITLSIGDGANDVSMILEAHVGIGIKGKEGRQASRNSDYAVPKFKHLRKLLLAHGHLYYVRIAHLVQYFFYKNLCFILPQFLYQFFCGFSQQPLYDAAYLTMYNICFTSLPILAYSLLEQHINIDTLTSDPQLYMKVSDNAMLQWRPFLYWTFLGAFEGLVFFFGAYFLFQNSSLEDNGKVFGNWTFGTIVFTVLVFTVTLKLALDTRFWTWMNHFVIWGSLAFYVFFSFFWGGVIWPFLKQQRMYFVFAHMLTSVSTWLAIILLIFISLFPEILLIVLKNIKEKNHQSSRKAPDPLSTRPSVRPLLLRTFSDESNVL; translated from the exons tgtgctggggaagagaagcGAGTTGGGACACGCACCGTGGTGGTCGGGCACCGTCCTGTGTTGGAAACAGATGCGTACGTGGCACAGAAGTTCTGCGACAACAGGATTGTCTCCTCCaag tacACCCTCTGGAACTTCCTCCCGAAGAACCTTTTTGAGCAGTTCAGAAGAATTGCCAACTTCTACTTCCTCATCATTTTCCTGGTGCAG GTGATAGTGGACACCCCAACCAGCCCAGTGACCAGTGGCCTCCCACTCTTCTTTGTCATCACTGTCACAGCTATCAAACAG GGATACgaggactggctgaggcacagagctgacaACGAAGTGAACAAAAGCAATGTCTTCATTGTGGAAAATGCAAAGCAAGTGCAGAAAGAGAGTGAAAAAATCAAG GTTGGAGATATAGTAGAGGTGAAAGCAGATGAGACCTTCCCCTGTGACTTGATATTTTTGGCCTCGAGCAGCGTAGATGGGACCTGCTATGTCACTACAGCAAGTCTCGATGGCGAGTCCAACTTCAAG ACTCACTACGCGGTGCGGGATACCACCGTGCTCTGTACGGATGAAGCCATCGATGCCCTCACTGCCACCATCGAATGTGAACAGCCACAGCCTGACCTCTACAA ATTTGTTGGAAGAATTATCATCTACAAAAGCAACCAAGAGCCTGTAGCCAG GTCTTTGGGCCCTGAAAACCTGTTACTGAAAGGTGCTACCCTCAAAAATACCAAGAAGATTTATG GAGTTGCAGTCTATACTggaatggaaacaaaaatggCTTTGAACTATCAAGGGAAATCTCAGAAGCGGTCTGCTGTAGAGAA GTCTATCAATGCTTTCTTGATAGTGTACTTGTGCATCCTGCTGAGCAAGGCTACCGTCTGCACCACTCTGAAATACGTCTGGCAGAGTAATCCGTTTAACGATGAGCCTTGGTACAATGAAAAGactaaaaaagagagagacaccTTCAAA GTCCTGCGGATGTTCACGGACTTCTTGTCATTTATGGTCCTCTTCAATTTCATTATCCCAGTCTCTATGTACGTCACAGTAGAGATGCAGAAGTTCTTGGGCTCCTTCTTCATCTCTTGGGACAAGGAGATGTACgatgaagaaataaaagaggGAGCGTTGGTGAACACCTCGGACCTGAACGAAGAGCTTGGGCAG GTCGAGTACGTCTTCACAGACAAAACTGGGACGCTGACAGAGAACAGCATGGAGTTCATTGAGTGCTGCATAGATGGGCACAAGTACAAAGACTGCATCTCAGAGGTGGATGGCTTCTCTCAGACTGATGGACCCCTAAAATACTATGGCAAAGCAGAAAAG AGCCGTGAGGAGCTGTTCCTGCGAGCGCTCTGCCTGTGCCACACTGTGCAGATCAAGGAGGCAGACCAGGTGGATGGGCTGATAGGACATCCAGAACGCAAATGCAGCTacatctcctcttccccagatgAAATTGCTTTGGTGAAAGGTGCAGAAAA GTATGGTTTCACTTTTCTAGGACTTGAAAATGATTTCATGAAAATAAGAAACCAAAAGAATGAAACTGAAAT gTACCAGCTTCTCCATGTGTTGAACTTCGATCCTGTCCGTCGCCGTATGAGTGTCATTGTGAGAACCACCACAG GGAAGTTGCTTCTCTTCTGTAAAGGAGCAGACTCCTCTATTTTTCCAAGGGTGCAGCAAGAAGAAATCCAACAAACAAAAGTCCATGTGGACCGAAACGCTTTG GACGGCTACCGGACGCTCTGCGTGGCCTTCAAAGAGCTGACTCAAAAGGAGTATGACAAAATTGACAGGCAGCTTAATGAAGCTAAGATGGctctgcaggacagggaggagaaGATGGCAAAGGTTTTTGAAGACACAGAAGCAGACATGCACTTGATTGGGGCTACTGCTGTGGAAGACAG gctgcaggagcagtcagcagagacaatCGAGGCTCTACACGCAGCTGGCATGAAGGTTTGGGTGCTGACAGGAGACAAGATGGAGACTGCCAAATCCACCTGCTACGCCTGCAGGCTCTTCCAgaccagcactgagctgctggagctgacgGCAAAAGTGGTGGGCGAGAGCGAAAGGAAGGAGGATCGGCTCCATGAGCTGCTGATGGAGTACCATAAAAAGCTGATTCAGGATGTTCCCAAAAGCAGAGGATGCCTGAAAAG AAGCTGGACTCTGAATCAAGAATATGGCCTGATTATAGATGGCTCAACGCTGTCGCTGATCCTCAACCCTTCTCAGGACTCCAGCTCCAGCAATTACAAAAACATATTCCTACAGATCTGCTTGAAGTGTACTGCagtcctctgctgcaggatggctcctctgcagaaagcacag ATTGTGCGAATGGTGAAGAACACAAAAGGCAGCCCCATAACCCTTTCAATAGGAGATGGTGCAAATGATGTTAGCATGATTTTGGAAGCACATGTTGGAATAG GTATAAAAGGCAAAGAAGGGCGGCAGGCTTCCAGAAACAGCGACTATGCTGTGCCAAAGTTTAAACACTTAAGGAAACTCCTCCTAGCACATGGGCATTTGTATTATGTGAGAATAGCACACCTTGTACAGTATTTCTTCTATAAG AACCTTTGCTTCATTTTACCACAGTTTTTATACCAGTTCTTCTGTGGATTCTCACAGCAG CCTCTGTATGATGCTGCTTATCTTACCATGTACAACATCTGCTTCACATCTCTACCTATCCTGGCATACAGTCTCCTGGAGCAGCACATCAACATTGACACGCTGACCTCAGATCCCCAGCTCTATAT GAAGGTTTCGGATAACGCCATGCTGCAGTGGAGGCCGTTCCTGTACTGGACCTTCCTGGGCGCCTTTGAAGGACTCGTGTTTTTCTTTGgggcttattttctttttcaaaattCATCATTGGAAGATAATGGAAAG GTTTTTGGGAACTGGACCTTTGGGACGATTGTTTTCACTGTGCTGGTGTTCACCGTCACTCTAAAG CTAGCGTTAGACACACGATTCTGGACGTGGATGAACCACTTTGTGATCTGGGGCTCCCTTGCCTTCTATGTGTTTTTCTCATTCTTCTGGGGAGGAGTCATTTG